In Bacillus sp. Cs-700, one genomic interval encodes:
- a CDS encoding sucrose-6-phosphate hydrolase: MIDRNDELKELAIKEINQHRNTVEKDHYRSAFHLMPPVGLLNDPNGFIQWKGVYHVFFQWMPFKTDHGAKFWGHYTSTDLVNWELQPIALAPGDWFDKNGCYSGSAVVYEDKMYLFYTGNVKDEEGNRETYQCVAVSEDGIHFEKKGVILHLPEGYTPHFRDPKVWEHLGKWYMVIGTQNLKEEGRVVLFESANLMDWTFKGDVTASGEEAIGDLGFMWECPDLFELDGKDILLFSPQGIEAEGYLYQNIYQTGYVSGKLDYESGKMSHGGFTELDRGFEFYAPQTTLDENGRRLVIGWMGVPEQGEGHHPTIAHKWIHILTVPRELHYQDERLIQRPAVELEVMRHTEMTKEANLSNESKEWSELNGAVYELHVQLEEVTGTFSVNLRNNASLTYDSTKALVTFKRKSFVDGGEETRSCLINSVKELRFYVDSSSVEVFVNDGEEVFTSRFFPEESNESLVFEAVGDSKFQVTKWLLN; this comes from the coding sequence ATGATCGATCGAAATGATGAATTAAAAGAGTTAGCAATAAAAGAAATAAATCAACATCGCAATACGGTTGAAAAAGATCATTATCGTTCCGCATTTCATTTAATGCCGCCCGTTGGATTATTAAATGATCCAAACGGCTTTATTCAATGGAAAGGCGTTTATCATGTTTTCTTTCAATGGATGCCGTTCAAAACGGATCATGGTGCAAAATTCTGGGGTCATTATACGTCGACAGATCTAGTGAACTGGGAACTTCAACCAATTGCATTGGCTCCAGGAGACTGGTTTGACAAGAATGGTTGTTATTCAGGAAGTGCAGTAGTTTATGAAGATAAAATGTATCTATTTTATACAGGGAATGTGAAGGACGAAGAAGGCAATCGAGAAACTTATCAGTGTGTAGCCGTATCTGAAGATGGCATTCACTTCGAGAAAAAAGGTGTCATCCTTCACTTACCTGAGGGATATACACCGCATTTTCGTGATCCAAAAGTGTGGGAGCATTTAGGTAAATGGTATATGGTAATTGGCACGCAGAACTTAAAAGAAGAAGGACGAGTCGTCTTATTTGAGTCAGCCAACTTAATGGATTGGACGTTTAAAGGTGACGTAACTGCATCGGGGGAAGAAGCGATTGGTGATCTAGGATTTATGTGGGAATGCCCAGATTTATTCGAATTAGATGGTAAGGATATTCTCCTCTTTTCACCTCAAGGGATAGAGGCAGAAGGATACTTATATCAAAACATTTACCAAACAGGATACGTATCTGGCAAACTCGATTATGAAAGTGGAAAGATGAGTCACGGAGGCTTTACAGAGCTTGACCGCGGTTTTGAGTTTTATGCACCGCAAACAACGCTTGATGAGAATGGAAGAAGGTTGGTCATCGGTTGGATGGGTGTACCGGAGCAGGGGGAAGGGCATCACCCTACGATTGCTCATAAATGGATTCATATTTTGACAGTTCCTCGGGAACTTCACTACCAGGACGAGCGACTCATTCAGCGACCTGCCGTGGAACTAGAAGTGATGCGACATACCGAAATGACAAAAGAAGCGAATCTGTCGAATGAGTCAAAAGAGTGGAGTGAGCTAAACGGTGCGGTATACGAGCTGCATGTTCAACTAGAAGAAGTAACAGGAACGTTTTCGGTAAACTTACGAAACAACGCCTCTCTGACATATGATTCGACAAAAGCATTGGTAACATTTAAGAGAAAAAGCTTTGTAGACGGGGGAGAAGAAACGCGCAGCTGCTTGATTAACAGCGTGAAAGAGCTCCGTTTTTATGTTGATTCTTCTTCCGTTGAAGTGTTTGTGAACGATGGCGAAGAGGTATTTACATCGAGATTCTTCCCTGAGGAAAGCAACGAGAGTCTTGTATTTGAAGCTGTTGGCGATTCAAAATTTCAAGTGACGAAATGGTTGTTAAATTAA
- a CDS encoding sodium:proton antiporter → MVDSILFNIMLVGALGIFSQWVAWRFHFPAIVVMSIIGLLVGPIFGFLHPEDVFGDLFDPFVSIAVAIILFEGSLNLDFREIKGLGRPVGRIVTVGAFLAWLLGSLSAHYVAGLSWGVAFVIGGLFIVTGPTVILPLLRQAKLKPRPAKILKWEGIIVDPLGALLAVFAFEIIKFLKVEEATATVLLVFFLGSLFATLFGFLCGRGIGWMFEKGYVPEFLKSPVVFAVVILCFAVSDEITHETGLLAVTAMGITLANMHISSIDDMRHFKENISVLLISTIFIMLTASLSVDTLLEIFHWQILAFVLLMLFVVRPISIWLSTIGTDLSWQEKTLVGWIAPRGIVALTVASYFASVLLDAGFEDAKILMSLTFALVFATVVVHGFSIRWTAEKLGLASDGQPGVLIVGGSTFSTALSKTLKELKIPVLITDSSWQRLLTTRKAGVPFYRGEILSEQTEYRLDLTPYEYMIAATELDSYNALVCTTFVPEIGRNNLFQLSLRNDRGDDLEELVHTIGGRVAFKEGATWETLNRKVESGYVFRKTNITQQYTYDRYLKERDEETIMLFVKKPSGSLEFFAHDSQTRAEAGDVLVSLMPPSKEFNRIREKLDKQRTDEKTEKEKEHHLEDE, encoded by the coding sequence ATGGTCGATTCGATTTTATTTAATATTATGCTTGTTGGTGCCCTCGGCATCTTTTCGCAATGGGTTGCCTGGCGTTTTCACTTCCCTGCCATTGTCGTTATGTCTATTATTGGTTTGCTTGTCGGGCCAATTTTTGGCTTCCTTCACCCAGAAGATGTATTTGGAGATTTATTTGATCCATTCGTATCGATTGCAGTAGCTATCATTTTATTTGAAGGCAGTCTAAATCTTGATTTTAGAGAAATTAAGGGCCTTGGTCGCCCGGTTGGAAGAATTGTAACGGTAGGCGCATTTCTAGCATGGCTGTTGGGTTCACTGTCAGCGCACTATGTTGCAGGGTTGTCTTGGGGTGTTGCGTTTGTAATAGGCGGGTTGTTTATTGTAACCGGTCCAACCGTTATTTTACCGCTCTTACGACAAGCCAAACTAAAGCCAAGACCTGCAAAAATATTAAAGTGGGAAGGGATCATTGTCGATCCGCTTGGTGCACTTCTTGCTGTTTTTGCATTTGAAATTATTAAATTTCTAAAAGTAGAGGAAGCAACGGCTACCGTTCTTCTCGTCTTTTTCTTAGGATCTCTTTTTGCAACGCTATTTGGGTTCCTATGTGGACGTGGGATTGGGTGGATGTTTGAGAAGGGATATGTTCCTGAATTCTTAAAATCTCCAGTCGTTTTTGCTGTCGTTATCCTTTGTTTTGCGGTATCTGATGAAATTACGCATGAAACGGGGTTGCTTGCAGTTACGGCAATGGGGATTACGCTAGCGAACATGCATATTTCATCGATTGATGATATGAGACATTTTAAAGAAAACATTTCAGTTCTTTTAATCTCAACGATCTTCATCATGCTAACCGCTTCCTTATCCGTTGACACATTACTTGAGATCTTTCATTGGCAAATCCTTGCCTTTGTCCTACTTATGCTATTTGTGGTAAGACCAATTTCCATCTGGTTATCCACGATTGGAACGGATTTATCCTGGCAGGAAAAGACGCTTGTTGGCTGGATTGCGCCACGAGGAATCGTCGCATTAACTGTGGCAAGTTACTTTGCAAGCGTGTTGCTTGATGCTGGATTTGAAGATGCAAAAATCCTAATGTCTCTCACATTTGCATTAGTATTTGCAACGGTTGTTGTTCATGGATTTTCCATTCGTTGGACGGCAGAGAAGCTTGGTCTTGCAAGTGACGGTCAACCGGGAGTTCTAATCGTTGGAGGAAGTACGTTCTCAACGGCACTTTCTAAAACATTAAAAGAATTAAAGATCCCAGTGTTAATCACGGATTCATCATGGCAAAGGCTGCTTACAACGAGAAAAGCAGGCGTACCGTTTTATAGAGGAGAAATTCTTTCTGAACAAACCGAATATCGTCTGGATTTAACGCCTTACGAGTACATGATTGCGGCAACTGAGCTCGATTCTTATAACGCACTTGTTTGTACAACATTCGTTCCTGAAATTGGACGGAATAACCTTTTCCAGTTAAGTTTACGAAACGATCGAGGCGACGATCTTGAAGAGCTTGTTCATACGATTGGTGGACGCGTGGCGTTTAAAGAAGGAGCAACGTGGGAGACCTTGAATCGTAAAGTAGAGAGTGGCTATGTTTTTCGTAAAACAAACATTACTCAGCAGTATACGTATGATCGGTATTTGAAAGAACGAGATGAAGAAACAATCATGCTCTTTGTGAAGAAACCTTCTGGTAGCTTAGAATTTTTCGCTCACGATTCTCAAACGAGAGCGGAAGCAGGCGATGTACTTGTAAGCCTGATGCCGCCAAGTAAGGAATTTAATCGCATCCGTGAAAAGCTTGATAAACAGCGTACCGATGAGAAAACCGAGAAAGAAAAAGAACATCATTTAGAAGATGAGTAA
- a CDS encoding LacI family DNA-binding transcriptional regulator: MPTIKDVAKRAGVSRTTVSRVLNDNGYVSHEARQRVVEAVEEMGYIPSAHAKTMRTKRSGVIGVILPRISTETASRVVNGIETELAANGYQILLTNTQLQPEKEIQNIKLLKSRQVDGIILLATNRNQDLLDTISEASIPFVAIGQELSGVTSVVYDDYHSAFSVTELLIEKGHRNIGFIGVQETDHSVGVVRKQGYFDAMEKHGFPVEKGWVQYGNFTFESGYEAASQLVEQSERRPTAIFAVTDRMAIGALGFLKEQNIRIPEDIALFGIGASDLSRHVTPPLSTVDYFNEDAGQKTAQLILEQLSGKVLEKEKIKLDYRLIERDSV, encoded by the coding sequence ATGCCAACAATTAAAGATGTAGCAAAACGTGCTGGAGTCTCTCGCACAACAGTTTCACGAGTACTTAATGACAATGGTTACGTAAGTCATGAAGCAAGGCAGCGGGTCGTTGAAGCGGTTGAAGAAATGGGATATATCCCAAGTGCACATGCTAAAACGATGCGGACGAAGCGCTCTGGTGTCATTGGCGTTATTTTGCCAAGAATTAGTACGGAAACAGCTAGTCGCGTTGTGAATGGCATTGAGACAGAGCTTGCAGCCAACGGGTATCAAATTCTTTTAACAAATACACAACTACAGCCGGAGAAAGAAATACAAAATATTAAACTGCTAAAAAGTCGTCAAGTTGACGGCATTATTTTGCTTGCCACAAACCGCAATCAAGATTTACTTGATACGATTTCTGAAGCTTCGATCCCTTTTGTTGCCATTGGACAGGAGCTGAGCGGAGTAACTTCTGTGGTATACGACGATTATCATTCTGCTTTTAGTGTAACCGAATTGCTTATTGAAAAAGGTCATCGTAACATTGGGTTTATTGGTGTACAAGAGACTGACCACTCTGTTGGGGTTGTTCGAAAACAGGGCTATTTTGATGCAATGGAAAAGCACGGTTTCCCAGTTGAAAAAGGATGGGTTCAATATGGTAACTTTACGTTTGAATCAGGTTATGAAGCGGCAAGTCAACTAGTGGAACAATCAGAGCGACGACCAACCGCGATCTTCGCTGTAACAGATCGAATGGCGATCGGAGCGCTTGGCTTTTTGAAGGAACAAAACATTCGAATCCCTGAGGACATCGCTTTGTTTGGGATTGGGGCATCAGATTTATCACGACATGTGACCCCACCACTATCAACAGTGGACTATTTTAATGAAGATGCTGGACAGAAGACGGCCCAGCTCATTTTAGAACAGTTATCAGGGAAAGTTTTGGAGAAAGAAAAAATTAAGCTCGATTATAGACTTATCGAAAGAGATAGTGTATAG
- a CDS encoding NAD(P)-binding protein → MYDVTIIGAGVSGIFMAYELTKRYPESKIMLIDKGKKLSERNCKARSKQECSCDVCDQYIGFAGLGKSEGKFNYTNDFGGSLGRKIGTVQAEKLMWEVDRILCSFGGEEAELYHTHSPELEVNAKSVGLEVLTTSVRHLGTKRSHHVFQSLYEVLTKRIDLWFETDVYSIVKSESFEINTSKGNIKTKKVVLSTGNSGSEWMYRQCEQLGLLPGPARLDLGIRVEMRGNQLEAILKDTFETKLHIKREAFEGTTYCMNPNGRIIKKYQQGFVMPDGQNKREKDNPGNNLNFTLFVPSFYSSKEEADLVAQQVIGGINRGRDRIVVQRLQDLKKQQATRSHILSSNSIVPSLDGEAGNLIDEVPNIYLDALREFFDSLEKLIGEPIDEETLLYGIDGKFYEAKIPTDDSFETDVSGFFLIGDCSGETHSLSQAAASGLYAAKMI, encoded by the coding sequence ATGTATGATGTAACCATCATCGGAGCTGGAGTAAGCGGGATTTTTATGGCATACGAGCTGACAAAGCGATACCCAGAATCCAAAATTATGTTGATTGATAAAGGCAAGAAACTCTCAGAACGGAACTGTAAGGCTCGTTCCAAACAAGAATGTTCATGTGACGTTTGTGATCAATACATCGGTTTTGCTGGACTTGGTAAATCAGAAGGCAAGTTTAATTATACGAATGATTTTGGTGGTAGTCTCGGTAGAAAAATAGGAACAGTTCAAGCAGAAAAGCTGATGTGGGAAGTCGACCGCATTCTTTGTTCTTTTGGTGGGGAAGAGGCTGAACTCTATCATACTCATAGTCCAGAGTTAGAGGTTAATGCAAAAAGCGTAGGGTTAGAGGTGTTAACGACTTCCGTTAGACACCTTGGAACGAAACGATCTCACCATGTGTTTCAAAGCTTGTATGAGGTTCTTACGAAACGAATTGATTTGTGGTTTGAAACAGACGTGTATTCGATTGTGAAAAGCGAATCCTTTGAAATAAATACCTCAAAAGGAAACATAAAAACAAAGAAAGTTGTGCTATCAACGGGAAACAGCGGAAGTGAGTGGATGTATCGTCAATGTGAACAGCTTGGTCTTCTACCTGGTCCTGCTCGTCTAGATTTAGGAATTCGCGTTGAAATGCGAGGGAACCAGCTTGAGGCAATCTTAAAAGATACGTTTGAAACGAAACTTCATATCAAAAGAGAGGCATTCGAAGGAACGACGTATTGCATGAACCCGAACGGCAGAATAATAAAGAAATATCAACAAGGCTTTGTGATGCCTGATGGGCAAAATAAGAGAGAAAAAGATAACCCAGGAAACAATTTAAACTTTACTTTATTTGTGCCATCTTTTTATTCTTCGAAAGAAGAGGCCGACCTTGTTGCTCAACAAGTGATAGGTGGAATCAATAGGGGAAGAGATCGGATCGTTGTTCAGCGTCTTCAAGATTTAAAAAAACAGCAAGCGACAAGGTCTCACATTCTGAGTTCGAATTCAATTGTTCCTTCTCTTGATGGAGAAGCTGGCAACCTAATAGATGAAGTGCCAAACATCTATCTGGATGCTCTTCGGGAGTTTTTTGATAGTCTCGAAAAGTTGATAGGAGAGCCCATTGATGAAGAAACCTTGTTATATGGCATAGATGGAAAGTTTTATGAAGCAAAAATACCAACGGATGATTCCTTTGAAACAGATGTAAGCGGATTTTTCTTAATTGGAGATTGCTCAGGAGAAACGCATTCCTTATCACAGGCAGCAGCAAGCGGTTTATATGCAGCAAAAATGATATAA
- a CDS encoding MFS transporter — MSDNYEHEKLDASARKKLIILVCTILAFAVMNGTMFNVAIPDIAASFNLSPSEVSWVLTGYILVFAIGSLMYGKLADIYPIKTLFTIGISIFATGAFIGFLSPNYPTLLAARILQAIGGATIPALAFIVPIRFLPNEKGRVFGLISSTVAFASGVGPIIGGVVGGTLNWRFLFLFSVATVFAIPLFRKWLPNEEKRSGSIDLPGAALMAVSVASLLFYITTFLWYLLVIFIVFFILFLWRTFTITHPFIDPVILKNTKYTITVLTSFLGTSALFGLIFVIPIMLRELNGLSTLKIGLVLFPGAMAAGLIGQIGGKIIEQRGAILVVKIALLLIASGTFFISTFSGYNAWVIAPCLLIAYLGFPLIQSSTADLLSSILPDNQNGVGMGVFNLLNFLAGAFSSAIFGRLLEMKNVSFSMNPLSLSGENLIFSNLYLGLTCIALIAFSIFTLKFLTKREKALSESSAS, encoded by the coding sequence ATGTCAGACAACTATGAACACGAAAAATTGGATGCCTCGGCACGCAAAAAGTTAATTATCCTTGTTTGTACAATATTAGCTTTTGCTGTTATGAATGGAACGATGTTTAACGTAGCCATTCCCGATATTGCAGCATCTTTCAATCTTAGCCCTTCAGAAGTAAGCTGGGTCTTAACTGGATATATTCTTGTGTTTGCGATTGGATCTCTCATGTACGGCAAGTTGGCCGATATATACCCAATTAAAACACTTTTCACTATAGGAATTAGTATCTTTGCTACTGGGGCTTTTATTGGCTTTCTTTCTCCAAACTACCCGACTTTATTAGCCGCGCGAATCCTTCAAGCGATTGGTGGTGCAACAATCCCAGCCCTTGCCTTTATCGTACCAATTCGATTCCTGCCTAATGAAAAAGGTAGAGTATTCGGACTGATTTCTTCTACGGTTGCATTTGCGTCAGGAGTTGGCCCGATCATTGGTGGTGTTGTAGGTGGCACTTTGAACTGGCGTTTTCTTTTTCTATTTTCTGTTGCCACAGTATTCGCAATACCACTCTTTCGAAAATGGTTGCCGAATGAAGAAAAGCGATCAGGCTCAATTGATTTACCAGGCGCCGCTTTAATGGCTGTATCGGTTGCCTCACTGCTGTTCTATATTACAACGTTCCTATGGTATTTACTTGTAATCTTTATCGTCTTTTTCATTCTGTTCTTATGGCGGACATTTACGATCACACACCCGTTTATCGATCCTGTGATATTAAAGAACACGAAATATACGATAACCGTTCTAACAAGCTTTCTAGGTACATCAGCGCTTTTCGGTTTGATTTTTGTAATTCCGATCATGTTGCGCGAACTAAACGGTTTATCCACCTTAAAGATCGGCCTTGTCTTATTTCCTGGCGCCATGGCAGCTGGATTAATTGGACAAATAGGCGGTAAAATTATTGAACAGCGTGGCGCCATTCTTGTCGTTAAAATTGCTCTACTCCTAATTGCGAGTGGCACATTTTTTATCTCAACGTTTTCAGGTTACAACGCGTGGGTCATCGCGCCTTGTTTATTAATTGCTTATCTTGGATTCCCGCTCATCCAAAGCTCAACTGCCGATTTACTATCTTCTATTCTACCAGACAACCAAAACGGTGTAGGGATGGGCGTTTTCAATTTATTGAACTTCCTTGCAGGGGCATTTAGCTCAGCTATTTTCGGAAGACTTCTTGAAATGAAAAACGTGTCATTTTCCATGAATCCCTTGTCACTATCGGGAGAAAATCTTATCTTTAGTAACCTATACCTGGGGTTAACGTGTATTGCGCTAATTGCTTTTTCAATCTTTACGTTGAAGTTCTTAACGAAACGTGAAAAAGCACTATCAGAATCATCCGCTTCGTAA
- a CDS encoding DNA topoisomerase III, with amino-acid sequence MGKQLILAEKPSVGRDIARVLNCTKGGNGFLEGDRYIVTWALGHLVTLADPEVYDEAYKSWKLEDLPMLPAPLKLVVIKRSGKQFSVVKTQMNRNDVSEIVIATDAGREGELVARWIIEKARAKKPLKRLWISSVTDKAIRDGFKNLKNANQYTNLYQAAAARSEADWYVGLNATRALTTKYNAQLSSGRVQTPTLSMIAKREEEIKSFQPEPYYGMAAVVDGFTLTYRDSKSNDSRVFDRERIDSDLKQLSGKQARIQEVKKAKKKTFAPGLYDLTELQRDAHKRFGFSAKETLSATQRLYEQHKLVTYPRTDSRFLSSDMKDTLKERLEAVASYEKAARKVLGKTIQTGKHIIDDRKVSDHHAIIPTEQTPVIRELSDKDRKVYDLIVKRFVAALYEPFEYEQVTVKAKIGEANFDAKGKRVLSAGWKEIYETEEADVVLPELKEGQELRVLSLTRTEGKTNPPPRFNEGTLLTAMEKPAQFLSMQDNKLAKTLGETGGLGTVATRADIIEKLFNSFLIEKNGKDLTITSKGKQLLEIVPDELQSPALTAEWEQKLEAIGKGNLSKQAFIEEMKAYANETVQKIKSSKKKYKHDNVTGTKCPDCGYLMLEVKSKKGKMLVCQDRECGYRKGKSKVTNARCPKCKKKLELHGQGDAQTFICKCGHREKLSTFNERRKKEKNTKATKKDVSSYMKNQQKDEPVNTALADALAKLKLDQDK; translated from the coding sequence GTGGGTAAACAACTCATTCTTGCAGAAAAGCCCTCTGTTGGACGTGATATCGCGAGAGTATTGAATTGTACAAAAGGTGGAAATGGCTTTCTTGAAGGAGATCGCTATATTGTAACGTGGGCACTTGGTCATCTAGTGACGCTTGCTGATCCTGAAGTTTATGATGAGGCATACAAGTCGTGGAAGTTAGAGGATTTGCCGATGCTTCCAGCCCCGTTGAAACTTGTGGTTATTAAAAGAAGTGGAAAACAATTTAGCGTTGTGAAAACGCAAATGAACCGTAATGATGTAAGTGAAATTGTGATTGCAACGGATGCCGGAAGAGAAGGGGAGTTAGTGGCGCGTTGGATTATTGAAAAAGCGCGAGCTAAAAAACCACTAAAGAGGTTGTGGATCTCATCCGTCACAGATAAGGCGATTCGTGATGGGTTTAAAAATCTAAAAAATGCCAACCAATACACAAACCTTTATCAAGCAGCTGCAGCAAGATCTGAAGCAGATTGGTATGTAGGTCTTAATGCAACTCGTGCGCTTACTACAAAATACAATGCACAGCTTTCAAGTGGAAGAGTGCAAACGCCTACGCTTTCGATGATTGCGAAGCGTGAGGAAGAAATCAAGTCCTTTCAACCTGAACCGTATTATGGAATGGCAGCAGTGGTGGATGGTTTTACACTAACGTATCGGGATTCAAAATCAAACGATTCACGCGTATTCGATCGTGAACGAATTGATTCTGACCTTAAGCAGTTATCAGGTAAACAAGCGCGAATACAAGAAGTTAAAAAAGCAAAGAAAAAGACGTTTGCGCCTGGATTGTATGACTTAACTGAACTACAAAGAGACGCGCACAAACGTTTTGGATTTTCTGCGAAAGAAACACTTTCAGCCACCCAGCGATTGTATGAACAGCACAAACTAGTTACGTATCCGAGAACAGATTCACGCTTTCTTTCTTCTGATATGAAAGACACGTTGAAAGAAAGATTAGAAGCTGTAGCGTCTTATGAGAAAGCAGCGCGAAAAGTACTCGGTAAAACGATTCAAACGGGGAAGCATATTATTGATGATCGAAAAGTATCCGATCATCATGCGATTATTCCGACGGAGCAAACGCCCGTTATTCGAGAACTTAGTGATAAGGATCGGAAAGTATATGATTTGATTGTTAAACGGTTTGTAGCCGCATTATACGAGCCATTTGAATACGAGCAAGTGACGGTAAAGGCTAAGATTGGTGAAGCAAACTTTGATGCCAAAGGAAAAAGAGTGCTTTCCGCCGGTTGGAAAGAAATATACGAGACAGAGGAAGCGGATGTGGTGCTTCCTGAGCTTAAAGAGGGCCAGGAACTTCGCGTGCTCTCTCTAACAAGAACAGAAGGGAAAACCAATCCTCCGCCTCGTTTTAACGAAGGAACACTGTTAACTGCGATGGAAAAGCCAGCTCAATTTTTAAGCATGCAAGATAACAAGCTGGCAAAAACGCTCGGTGAAACCGGTGGACTTGGAACCGTTGCAACTCGTGCGGATATAATTGAGAAATTATTTAATAGCTTTTTAATTGAAAAGAATGGAAAAGATTTAACGATTACATCAAAAGGTAAGCAATTACTTGAGATCGTTCCGGATGAATTGCAATCACCTGCTTTAACTGCAGAATGGGAGCAAAAGCTTGAAGCGATTGGCAAAGGTAACCTTTCAAAGCAGGCATTTATTGAAGAGATGAAAGCCTATGCTAACGAAACCGTTCAGAAAATCAAGTCAAGTAAGAAGAAATATAAGCATGATAACGTAACAGGAACGAAATGTCCTGATTGTGGGTATTTGATGCTTGAAGTAAAAAGTAAAAAAGGTAAAATGCTTGTTTGTCAGGATCGTGAATGTGGCTATCGCAAAGGGAAAAGCAAAGTAACTAACGCAAGGTGTCCAAAGTGTAAAAAGAAACTTGAGCTTCATGGACAAGGTGATGCCCAAACCTTTATATGCAAGTGCGGTCATCGTGAGAAACTGTCGACATTTAATGAACGACGCAAAAAAGAAAAAAATACAAAAGCGACGAAGAAAGATGTTTCAAGCTATATGAAAAACCAGCAGAAGGACGAGCCGGTTAATACAGCTCTAGCTGATGCATTAGCGAAATTAAAATTAGATCAAGATAAATAA
- a CDS encoding sucrose-specific PTS transporter subunit IIBC, which translates to MATNREIAQEVIDAIGGQENIQSVAHCATRLRIMVHDNEKIDQERVEGVEKVKGAFYNSGQYQVIFGTGTVNRIYDEVTALGATGSTKSEIKEESAKQGNAFQRAIRSFGDVFVPIIPALVATGLFMGLRGLVLQEEILALFGLTPGDISENFILFTQVLTDTAFIFLPALVAWSTFRVFGGNPTIGLVLGLMLVTPALPNAWEVAAGNAEPLKFLGFIPVVGYQGSVIPAFVAGFLGAKLEKRIRKLVPEALDLILTPFLVLLIMITLSLFAIGPIFHTVEEYIMDGTIFILDLPFGLSGLIIGFFHQIIVITGVHHIFNFLEIQLFENLGYNPFNPIISAAIAAQGGAALAVGMKTKSKKLKALALPSSLSAFLGITEPAIFGVNLRYMKPFIMGLIGGAVGGFLASLFKLKATGLAVTVIPGTLLFLNSQIVLYLLVNIVSIGIAFGLTWAFGYKDGMLDK; encoded by the coding sequence ATGGCTACAAACCGTGAGATTGCACAGGAAGTCATTGATGCCATTGGAGGACAGGAAAATATTCAATCGGTTGCTCACTGTGCAACACGACTTAGAATAATGGTGCATGATAATGAGAAAATCGATCAGGAAAGAGTAGAAGGGGTTGAGAAAGTAAAGGGTGCCTTCTATAATTCCGGTCAATATCAAGTTATCTTTGGAACAGGAACAGTTAACCGAATTTATGATGAAGTGACGGCTCTAGGAGCGACTGGTTCAACGAAGTCCGAAATTAAAGAAGAGTCTGCTAAGCAGGGAAATGCATTTCAACGTGCGATCCGCTCATTTGGTGACGTGTTCGTTCCAATCATTCCGGCATTAGTTGCAACTGGACTGTTTATGGGACTTCGGGGTCTTGTTTTACAAGAAGAAATCCTCGCCCTTTTCGGTTTAACGCCAGGGGACATTTCGGAAAACTTTATTCTATTCACTCAAGTTCTAACTGATACAGCGTTTATTTTCTTACCAGCGCTTGTAGCATGGTCGACATTCCGAGTGTTCGGAGGAAATCCAACCATTGGTCTCGTTCTCGGATTGATGCTTGTCACACCAGCTCTTCCGAACGCATGGGAAGTAGCAGCAGGAAATGCAGAACCTCTGAAGTTTCTAGGATTTATACCGGTCGTTGGCTATCAAGGTTCAGTTATTCCGGCATTTGTTGCTGGTTTTCTCGGTGCAAAATTAGAAAAGCGTATTCGTAAATTGGTTCCTGAAGCACTGGATCTTATTTTAACGCCATTTCTAGTCCTGTTAATTATGATTACTTTGTCATTGTTTGCGATCGGACCGATTTTCCATACAGTAGAAGAGTACATTATGGATGGTACGATTTTCATTCTTGACCTTCCATTCGGACTAAGTGGACTAATCATTGGTTTCTTCCATCAGATTATTGTTATTACGGGTGTTCACCATATTTTCAACTTCCTTGAAATTCAGTTGTTTGAAAACCTTGGTTATAATCCGTTTAACCCAATCATTTCAGCTGCCATCGCAGCTCAAGGTGGGGCAGCGCTTGCAGTCGGAATGAAAACAAAATCGAAGAAACTAAAAGCACTAGCACTTCCATCTTCATTATCTGCTTTTCTTGGAATTACAGAGCCGGCAATCTTCGGCGTAAACCTTCGTTATATGAAGCCATTTATTATGGGACTCATTGGGGGGGCAGTTGGTGGATTCCTTGCATCACTTTTTAAGCTTAAAGCAACTGGTCTTGCAGTTACGGTTATTCCAGGTACCCTTTTGTTCTTAAACAGCCAGATCGTTTTATACCTTCTTGTGAATATCGTTTCGATCGGTATTGCGTTCGGTCTGACTTGGGCATTTGGCTATAAAGACGGTATGCTAGATAAATAA